One Terriglobia bacterium DNA window includes the following coding sequences:
- a CDS encoding hemerythrin domain-containing protein: protein MPARNRKSMERESSPEATNIITLLRQAHWEIKNLLREMDAILDLPAALFELYPRIRIALEAHAAGEAFALYGPMREIPGLSTGLRRGEAAHEEIDRTLRVLDRRPSRKEQLDSPEWKETFRQLHRTVLAHLAEEEENIFPRLEQLLAESRLDALGDRYKRGLKGELAPVSRQLQR, encoded by the coding sequence ATGCCTGCGCGAAATCGAAAAAGCATGGAGCGTGAAAGCTCGCCCGAAGCCACGAATATCATCACTTTGCTGCGGCAGGCGCACTGGGAGATAAAAAATCTCCTGAGGGAGATGGACGCGATCCTCGATCTTCCGGCCGCGCTCTTTGAGCTTTATCCGCGAATACGCATCGCCCTGGAGGCGCATGCCGCCGGCGAAGCATTTGCGCTTTACGGGCCGATGCGCGAGATACCCGGCCTTTCGACGGGTTTGCGCCGGGGCGAAGCGGCCCACGAGGAAATCGACCGGACCCTTCGGGTCCTTGACCGCCGGCCGTCCCGAAAGGAGCAACTGGATTCGCCTGAATGGAAAGAAACATTTCGCCAACTGCATCGCACTGTGCTCGCCCATCTTGCGGAAGAGGAAGAAAACATTTTCCCCCGCTTGGAACAACTGCTCGCGGAGTCGCGCCTGGATGCGCTGGGTGATCGATACAAGCGCGGCTTGAAAGGAGAATTGGCTCCCGTCTCAAGACAACTGCAGAGGTGA